One window of Pogoniulus pusillus isolate bPogPus1 chromosome 9, bPogPus1.pri, whole genome shotgun sequence genomic DNA carries:
- the LAMTOR3 gene encoding ragulator complex protein LAMTOR3, translating into MADDLKRFLYKKLPSVEGLHAIVVSDRDGVPVIKVANDNAPEHALRPGFLSTFALATDQGSKLGLSKNKSIICYYNTYQVVQFNRLPLVVSFIASSSANTGLIVSLEKELTPLFEELRQVVEVS; encoded by the exons ATGGCCGAC GACCTGAAGAGGTTCCTGTACAAGAAGCTGCCGAG CGTTGAAGGTCTCCATGCTATTGTAGTCTCAGATAGAGATGGTGTGCCTGTTATCAAAG TTGCCAATGATAATGCTCCAGAACATGCACTGCGACCTGGCTTTCTGTCCACCTTTGCCCTTGCCACAGATCAGGGCAGTAAACTGGGACTTTCCAAAAACAAAAGTATCATCTGCTATTACAACACATACCAG GTGGTGCAGTTCAATCGCTTGCCTTTGGTAGTAAGTTTCATTGCTAGCAGCAGTGCCAATACCG GGCTGATTGTAAGTTTAGAGAAGGAGCTGACACCCCTGTTTGAAGAACTGAGGCAGGTTGTTGAAGTTTCTTAA